One Micromonospora sp. WMMD812 genomic window carries:
- a CDS encoding sensor histidine kinase has product MTTPTGDDWRRPGPTPEQRRLDLYGGLAVTVLALFSLTLTRSTGAFLLGPPPSWPEQIVWTVAVTLPLIWRRRFPATTTLVISATFIAAQARSAPETQLSSWALFAALYSLGAWGPDRRLSRRLRIGVIVTMFAWLGVYYAVTVGSIPADAFAHAVGPVPPVLAAMVSGVLVNGLYFGFAYFFGETAWLAAHRQHELAAQAEELRRSQAEARGRAVIGERVRIARELHDVVAHHVSVMGVQASACRRVLDRDLGKARTALTAIEQTARTAVDELRRMLGVLRAGESDPARAEPPAGVDQIAAVVDRARDAGLRATLGVYGDPAPLPESVSQAVYRVVQEAVTNVLRHATGAGVLDVRIRYLAREVEVDVTDDGRPTRPPNPDGLGLVGMRERVGTHDGTLEVGPRAGGGWRVRARFPVPVAVPEPA; this is encoded by the coding sequence GTGACCACCCCCACAGGCGATGACTGGCGCCGGCCCGGGCCCACCCCCGAGCAGCGACGCCTGGACCTCTACGGCGGGCTGGCCGTGACCGTGCTGGCCCTGTTCAGCCTCACCCTGACCCGCAGCACCGGCGCGTTCCTGCTCGGGCCGCCGCCCTCCTGGCCCGAACAGATCGTCTGGACCGTCGCGGTGACGCTCCCGCTGATCTGGCGACGACGGTTCCCGGCCACCACGACGCTGGTCATCTCGGCCACCTTCATCGCCGCGCAGGCACGCTCCGCGCCGGAGACGCAGCTCTCCTCGTGGGCGCTGTTCGCCGCGCTCTACTCCCTCGGCGCGTGGGGGCCGGACCGGCGGCTGTCCCGCCGGCTGCGGATCGGCGTCATCGTCACCATGTTCGCCTGGCTCGGCGTCTACTACGCGGTCACCGTCGGCAGCATCCCGGCCGACGCGTTCGCCCACGCCGTCGGGCCGGTGCCCCCGGTGCTCGCCGCCATGGTGAGCGGGGTGCTGGTCAACGGGCTGTACTTCGGGTTCGCGTACTTCTTCGGCGAGACCGCGTGGCTGGCCGCGCACCGGCAGCACGAGCTGGCGGCACAGGCGGAGGAGCTGCGCCGCTCGCAGGCCGAGGCGCGCGGGCGGGCGGTGATCGGCGAGCGGGTACGCATCGCCCGCGAGCTGCACGACGTGGTCGCCCACCACGTGTCGGTGATGGGGGTGCAGGCGTCGGCGTGCCGGCGGGTCCTCGACCGCGACCTCGGCAAGGCACGCACGGCGTTGACCGCGATCGAGCAGACCGCCCGCACCGCCGTGGACGAGCTGCGCCGGATGCTCGGTGTGCTGCGCGCCGGCGAGAGCGACCCGGCCCGCGCCGAGCCGCCCGCCGGGGTCGACCAGATCGCCGCGGTGGTCGACCGCGCCCGCGACGCCGGTCTGCGGGCCACCCTCGGTGTGTACGGGGACCCGGCGCCGCTGCCGGAGTCGGTCTCCCAGGCGGTGTACCGGGTCGTCCAGGAGGCGGTGACCAACGTGCTCCGGCACGCGACCGGCGCGGGCGTGCTCGACGTCCGGATCCGGTACCTCGCCCGGGAGGTGGAGGTCGACGTGACCGACGACGGACGACCCACCCGCCCGCCCAACCCCGACGGGCTCGGCCTGGTCGGCATGCGCGAGCGGGTCGGCACGCACGACGGCACGCTGGAGGTGGGTCCGCGCGCGGGCGGCGGTTGGCGGGTCCGCGCCCGGTTCCCGGTGCCGGTCGCCGTGCCGGAGCCGGCGTGA
- a CDS encoding response regulator transcription factor: MTAAAGPGTDRPIRVLLADDQHLVRTGFRVILEVEDDIEVVGEAADGERAVSMARALRPDVVLMDVEMPGVDGLEATRRIGVSASADGPAVLILTTFDRDDYLFAALRVGASGFLLKNGTPEELVEAIRVLARGDGLLAPELTRRVIATFARPGAPSDVGGAETGDAALRDLTPREREVLVLVARGASNAEIAADLHLGEATVKTHVSRVLAKLGLRDRVQAVVFAYEHGVVRAGG; the protein is encoded by the coding sequence GTGACCGCCGCGGCCGGGCCGGGGACCGACCGGCCCATCCGGGTGCTGCTCGCCGACGACCAGCACCTGGTGCGTACCGGGTTTCGGGTCATCCTCGAGGTGGAGGACGACATCGAGGTGGTCGGCGAGGCCGCCGACGGCGAGCGGGCGGTCAGCATGGCCCGGGCTCTCCGCCCGGACGTGGTGCTGATGGACGTGGAGATGCCCGGCGTCGACGGCCTCGAGGCGACCCGGCGGATCGGCGTCTCGGCCTCCGCCGACGGGCCGGCCGTGCTGATCCTCACCACCTTCGACCGGGACGACTACCTGTTCGCCGCGCTGCGGGTCGGGGCGAGCGGCTTCCTGCTCAAGAACGGCACCCCGGAGGAGCTGGTCGAGGCGATCCGGGTGCTGGCCCGGGGCGACGGCCTGCTCGCCCCGGAGCTCACCCGTCGGGTGATCGCCACCTTCGCCCGGCCCGGCGCGCCGAGCGACGTGGGCGGCGCGGAGACCGGGGACGCGGCGCTGCGCGACCTCACGCCACGCGAGCGTGAGGTGCTGGTCCTGGTCGCCCGGGGCGCGAGCAACGCGGAGATCGCCGCCGACCTGCACCTCGGCGAGGCGACGGTGAAGACACACGTGAGCCGGGTGCTGGCGAAGCTGGGGCTGCGCGACCGGGTCCAGGCGGTGGTCTTCGCGTACGAGCACGGGGTGGTCCGGGCCGGCGGTTGA
- a CDS encoding ATP-binding cassette domain-containing protein: protein MTSVLHLDGVDRSFGDRQVLRNVSFDVVAGRMTGFVGGNGAGKTTTMRIILGVLAADAGEVSWQGAPVTREARRRFGYMPEERGLYPKMSVREQVVYLGRLHGMTADAARRATDALLERVGLAERGDDLLETLSLGNQQRAQIAAALVHDPEVLVLDEPFSGLDPLAVDTVVAVLRERAAAGIPVLFSSHQLDVVERLCDDLVIIADGVIRAAGSREQLRKTYTSPRFELVVETDAGWLRDQPGVTLVDLDGARAVFDLAPGADEQPVLHAALARGPVRAFRPVSPSLTEIFREVAQ, encoded by the coding sequence GTGACCAGTGTGCTCCACCTGGACGGCGTCGACCGTAGCTTCGGCGACCGCCAGGTGCTCAGAAACGTGTCCTTCGACGTGGTCGCCGGGCGGATGACCGGCTTCGTCGGCGGCAACGGCGCCGGCAAGACCACCACCATGCGGATCATCCTCGGCGTGCTCGCCGCCGACGCCGGCGAGGTGAGCTGGCAGGGGGCGCCGGTGACCCGGGAGGCTCGCCGGCGCTTCGGGTACATGCCGGAGGAACGCGGCCTGTACCCGAAGATGAGCGTGCGCGAACAGGTGGTCTACCTGGGCCGGCTGCACGGCATGACCGCCGACGCGGCTCGCCGGGCCACCGACGCGCTGCTGGAGCGGGTCGGCCTGGCCGAGCGCGGCGACGACCTGCTGGAGACGCTCTCGCTGGGTAACCAGCAGCGTGCCCAGATCGCCGCCGCGCTGGTGCACGACCCCGAGGTCCTCGTGCTCGACGAGCCGTTCTCCGGGCTGGACCCGCTGGCCGTCGACACCGTCGTCGCGGTGCTGCGGGAGCGGGCCGCCGCCGGCATCCCGGTGCTGTTCTCCAGCCACCAGCTGGACGTGGTGGAGCGGCTCTGCGACGACCTGGTGATCATCGCCGACGGCGTGATCCGGGCCGCCGGCAGCCGCGAGCAGCTGCGGAAGACGTACACCTCGCCGCGGTTCGAGCTGGTGGTGGAGACCGACGCCGGCTGGCTGCGCGACCAGCCCGGGGTGACCCTGGTCGACCTGGACGGCGCCCGCGCGGTGTTCGACCTCGCGCCGGGCGCCGACGAGCAGCCGGTGCTGCACGCGGCGCTCGCCCGCGGGCCGGTCCGCGCGTTCCGGCCGGTCAGCCCGTCCCTCACCGAGATCTTCCGAGAGGTCGCCCAGTGA
- a CDS encoding ABC transporter permease, with the protein MNTMQATRLVAAREIRVKLRDRTFLISTLFFLLIAAAATILPPLLSGGPSSVAVTEQAAGPLRAAGLEVRTVPDDRGAEQAVRDGDVDAAVVAGPKVLAMDEAPDDVVSALSTQPPVELLDPDAVDPVVAFLVPFAFAFIFFVTSQTFGVQIAQSIIEEKQTRIVEILVAAVPVRALLAGKMLAGTLLALGQIALVALVAVAGMAFGDGGGLLSLLAPAIGWFLPFFLLGFVLIAAMWAAAGALVNRLEDIGGVSMPVQLAVMLPFFAVIFLNDNTTAMRILSYLPFSAPTAMPLRLFTGDAAGWEPVVSLVLLLATAAAFLLAGARVYEGALLRTNGRTSIRTAWRTRETLG; encoded by the coding sequence GTGAACACCATGCAGGCCACCCGGTTGGTCGCCGCCCGGGAGATCCGGGTCAAGCTGCGCGACCGGACCTTCCTGATCAGCACCCTGTTCTTCCTGCTCATCGCCGCCGCGGCGACCATCCTGCCGCCGCTGCTCTCCGGCGGACCGTCCAGCGTGGCGGTGACCGAGCAGGCAGCCGGGCCGCTGCGGGCGGCCGGGTTGGAGGTGCGCACGGTGCCCGACGACCGGGGCGCCGAGCAGGCCGTCCGCGACGGGGACGTCGACGCCGCGGTGGTCGCCGGTCCGAAGGTGCTCGCCATGGACGAGGCGCCCGACGACGTGGTGTCCGCGCTGAGCACCCAACCTCCCGTCGAGCTGCTGGACCCGGACGCGGTGGACCCGGTGGTGGCCTTCCTCGTGCCGTTCGCCTTCGCGTTCATCTTCTTCGTGACGTCGCAGACCTTCGGCGTGCAGATCGCGCAGAGCATCATCGAGGAGAAGCAGACCCGGATCGTCGAGATCCTGGTCGCGGCGGTGCCGGTCCGGGCGCTGCTGGCCGGCAAGATGCTCGCCGGCACCCTGCTCGCCCTCGGCCAGATCGCCCTGGTCGCCCTGGTCGCGGTGGCCGGCATGGCGTTCGGCGACGGTGGCGGGCTGCTCTCCCTGCTGGCGCCGGCGATCGGCTGGTTCCTGCCGTTCTTCCTGCTGGGTTTCGTGCTGATTGCGGCGATGTGGGCGGCGGCCGGCGCGCTGGTCAACCGGCTCGAGGACATCGGCGGGGTGTCGATGCCGGTGCAGCTCGCGGTGATGCTGCCGTTCTTCGCGGTGATCTTCCTGAACGACAACACGACCGCCATGCGGATCCTGTCCTACCTGCCGTTCTCCGCACCGACCGCGATGCCGCTGCGGCTCTTCACCGGGGACGCGGCCGGCTGGGAGCCGGTGGTGTCGCTGGTCCTGCTGCTCGCCACGGCCGCCGCGTTCCTGCTCGCCGGGGCGCGGGTGTACGAGGGTGCGTTGCTGCGCACCAACGGTCGCACCTCGATCCGGACGGCCTGGCGGACGCGCGAGACGCTCGGCTGA
- a CDS encoding DUF402 domain-containing protein translates to MTDRRFAPGDVVVRREVLLGEVWFGCPTICVEDSPDLLALYLPPGAEFGFPESGSFPCGRHPWQTAGHRAWSGHGKLMLQRPGEAHSVDVFWSGPDRAFAGWYFNLQDPLRRTPIGVDTLDHELDLWWGADADRYVWKDVEMFAQRLAEGRYPGMADAIRAEGDRIAGLLDAGQRWWDESWASWKPDPAWPVPRLPAGWHTVPC, encoded by the coding sequence GTGACGGACCGACGGTTCGCGCCGGGCGACGTGGTCGTCCGGCGCGAAGTTCTGCTCGGCGAGGTGTGGTTCGGCTGCCCGACGATCTGCGTCGAGGACTCACCCGACCTGCTCGCCCTCTACCTGCCGCCGGGCGCCGAGTTCGGTTTTCCGGAATCCGGCTCGTTCCCCTGCGGCCGGCACCCGTGGCAGACCGCCGGGCACCGGGCCTGGAGCGGTCACGGCAAGCTGATGCTCCAGCGCCCCGGCGAGGCCCACTCGGTCGACGTCTTCTGGTCCGGCCCGGACCGCGCCTTCGCCGGCTGGTACTTCAACCTCCAGGACCCGCTGCGGCGTACGCCCATCGGGGTCGACACCCTCGACCACGAGCTGGACCTCTGGTGGGGCGCGGACGCGGACCGCTACGTCTGGAAGGACGTGGAGATGTTCGCCCAGCGCCTCGCCGAGGGGCGCTACCCGGGGATGGCCGACGCGATCCGTGCTGAGGGCGACCGGATCGCGGGTCTGCTCGACGCCGGGCAGCGCTGGTGGGACGAGAGCTGGGCGTCGTGGAAGCCCGACCCGGCCTGGCCGGTGCCCCGGCTGCCCGCCGGCTGGCACACCGTCCCCTGCTGA
- a CDS encoding YebC/PmpR family DNA-binding transcriptional regulator → MSGHSKWATTKHKKAVIDAKRGKMFAKLIKNVEVAARTGGGDPAGNPTLYDAIQKAKKNSVPNDNIDRAVKRGSGLEAGGADWQTIMYEGYGPSGVAMLIECLTDNRNRAATEVRTALTRNGGSLADAGSVSYMFSRKGVVIVPKAGTTEDDVMMAVLDAGAEEVNDLGEAFEVVSEPTDLLAVRTALQDAGIEYESAESSLIPSVNVPLDEEGARKIFKLIDVLEDCDDVQNVYANFDVSDEIMAAVG, encoded by the coding sequence ATGTCCGGCCACTCAAAGTGGGCGACCACCAAGCACAAGAAGGCCGTCATCGACGCCAAGCGCGGCAAGATGTTCGCCAAGCTGATCAAGAACGTCGAGGTGGCGGCCCGGACCGGCGGCGGTGACCCGGCCGGTAACCCGACCCTCTACGACGCCATCCAGAAGGCGAAGAAGAACTCGGTCCCCAACGACAACATCGATCGCGCGGTCAAGCGCGGCTCCGGCCTGGAGGCCGGCGGCGCCGACTGGCAGACGATCATGTACGAGGGGTACGGCCCGAGCGGTGTGGCAATGCTGATCGAGTGCCTGACCGACAACCGCAACCGCGCGGCGACCGAGGTGCGGACGGCGCTGACCCGCAACGGCGGTTCGCTGGCCGACGCCGGCTCGGTGTCGTACATGTTCTCCCGCAAGGGCGTGGTGATCGTGCCCAAGGCCGGCACGACCGAGGACGACGTCATGATGGCGGTGCTCGACGCCGGCGCCGAGGAGGTCAACGACCTCGGTGAGGCGTTCGAGGTGGTCTCCGAGCCGACCGACCTGCTCGCCGTACGCACCGCGCTGCAGGACGCCGGCATCGAGTACGAGTCGGCCGAGTCCTCGCTGATCCCGAGCGTGAACGTCCCCCTGGACGAGGAGGGCGCGCGCAAGATCTTCAAGCTGATCGACGTCCTGGAGGACTGCGACGACGTGCAGAACGTCTACGCGAACTTCGACGTCAGCGACGAGATCATGGCGGCGGTCGGCTGA
- the pdxT gene encoding pyridoxal 5'-phosphate synthase glutaminase subunit PdxT has translation MPSGAPVVGVLALQGDVREHVAALAAAGADARPVRRPHELDAVDGLVIPGGESTTISKLVDVFELREPIDKRIAAGMPVYGSCAGMIMLATEVLDGRPDQRGFDGIAMTVRRNAFGRQVDSFEAPVEISGVEGEPFHAVFIRAPWVERVGEGVEVLGRVTEGPAAGRVVAVRQGNLLATSFHPELTGDRRLHRYFVDLVRAA, from the coding sequence GTGCCGAGCGGGGCGCCCGTCGTCGGGGTGCTCGCCCTGCAGGGCGACGTCCGCGAACACGTCGCGGCCCTGGCCGCGGCGGGCGCGGACGCCCGCCCGGTGCGCCGTCCGCACGAGCTGGACGCCGTCGACGGGCTGGTGATCCCCGGCGGCGAGTCCACCACGATCAGCAAGCTGGTCGACGTGTTCGAGCTGCGCGAGCCGATCGACAAGCGGATCGCGGCCGGGATGCCGGTCTACGGCTCCTGCGCCGGCATGATCATGTTGGCCACCGAGGTGCTGGACGGCCGCCCCGACCAGCGCGGTTTCGACGGGATCGCGATGACGGTCCGGCGCAACGCCTTCGGCCGGCAGGTCGACTCGTTCGAGGCGCCGGTGGAGATCAGCGGCGTCGAGGGCGAGCCGTTCCACGCGGTGTTCATCCGCGCGCCGTGGGTGGAGCGGGTCGGCGAGGGCGTCGAGGTGCTGGGCCGGGTCACCGAGGGTCCGGCGGCCGGGCGGGTCGTGGCGGTGCGGCAGGGCAACCTGCTGGCCACCTCGTTCCACCCGGAGTTGACCGGCGACCGGCGGCTGCACCGCTACTTCGTCGACCTGGTGCGCGCCGCCTGA
- the pdxS gene encoding pyridoxal 5'-phosphate synthase lyase subunit PdxS: MPETTAQNTTGTPVVGTARVKRGMAEMLKGGVIMDVVTPEQAKIAEDAGAVAVMALERVPADIRAQGGVSRMSDPDMIDGIINAVSIPVMAKARIGHFVEAQVLQSLGVDYVDESEVLTPADYENHIDKWAFTVPFVCGATNLGEALRRITEGAAMIRSKGEAGTGDVSNATTHMRRIRQEIRRLQSLPADELFVAAKELQAPYELVKEIAETGKLPVVLFTAGGIATPADAAMMMQLGAEGVFVGSGIFKSGNPAQRAAAIVKATTFHDDPDVLAKVSRGLGEAMVGINVDEIPQPHRLAERGW; the protein is encoded by the coding sequence GTGCCCGAAACCACCGCCCAGAACACCACCGGCACCCCGGTCGTCGGCACTGCCCGCGTCAAGCGCGGCATGGCCGAGATGCTCAAGGGCGGCGTGATCATGGACGTGGTCACCCCCGAGCAGGCCAAGATCGCTGAGGACGCCGGAGCCGTCGCCGTCATGGCGCTGGAGCGGGTGCCCGCCGACATCCGCGCGCAGGGCGGCGTGTCCCGCATGAGCGACCCCGACATGATCGACGGGATCATCAACGCCGTCTCCATCCCGGTGATGGCGAAGGCCCGCATCGGTCACTTCGTGGAGGCGCAGGTCCTCCAGTCGCTCGGCGTCGACTACGTCGACGAGTCCGAGGTGCTGACCCCGGCCGACTACGAGAACCACATTGACAAGTGGGCGTTCACCGTCCCCTTCGTCTGCGGCGCGACCAACCTGGGCGAGGCGCTGCGCCGGATCACCGAGGGCGCCGCCATGATCCGCTCGAAGGGCGAGGCCGGCACCGGTGACGTCTCCAACGCCACCACCCACATGCGCAGGATCCGTCAGGAGATCCGCCGGCTCCAGTCGCTGCCCGCCGACGAGCTGTTCGTCGCGGCCAAGGAGCTGCAGGCCCCGTACGAGTTGGTCAAGGAGATCGCCGAGACCGGCAAGCTGCCGGTGGTGCTCTTCACGGCCGGTGGCATCGCCACCCCGGCCGACGCCGCCATGATGATGCAGCTCGGCGCCGAGGGCGTCTTCGTCGGCTCGGGCATCTTCAAGTCCGGCAACCCGGCCCAGCGCGCCGCCGCGATCGTCAAGGCCACCACCTTCCACGACGACCCGGACGTGCTGGCGAAGGTCTCCCGCGGTCTCGGCGAGGCGATGGTCGGCATCAACGTCGACGAGATCCCGCAGCCGCACCGGCTGGCCGAGCGCGGCTGGTGA